From one Mesomycoplasma ovipneumoniae genomic stretch:
- a CDS encoding ATP synthase subunit epsilon, translated as MKTINLKIFSQKGIILESQPVSVTAKTQLGYRVAQYGITPFCGIISPSVLYVLNEKEELKFRITDGVIYASKSEVLIFTQGELHPA; from the coding sequence GTGAAAACAATTAATCTTAAAATCTTTAGTCAAAAAGGAATCATTTTAGAATCCCAACCAGTTTCAGTTACTGCAAAAACACAACTAGGATACCGTGTTGCCCAATACGGAATCACGCCTTTTTGCGGAATAATTTCACCATCGGTTTTGTATGTTTTAAACGAAAAAGAAGAACTCAAATTTAGAATTACCGACGGTGTTATATATGCTTCTAAATCTGAGGTTTTAATTTTTACCCAAGGGGAGCTGCATCCCGCTTAA
- the atpD gene encoding F0F1 ATP synthase subunit beta, whose amino-acid sequence MKKQINIGHIVQIFGPVIDVQFPNDHMPAILSALEVEVDNQKIVFEVAQHLGEGIVRAIAMSMTYNLSKGLEVKDTGSQISVPVGNQVLSRMFNVLGNPIDSGPALDSVEKKPIHSAAPTYLEQKAVSEILVTGIKVIDLLIPFVKGGKIGLFGGAGVGKTVLVQELINNIATKHGGLSVFAGVGERSREGNDLYFEMKASGVLDKTALVFGQMNEPPGARMRVALSALTMAEHFRDQDNQDVLLFIDNIFRFTQAGSEVSTLLGRIPSTVGYQPTLSTEMGQLQERITSTIRGSITSVQAVYVPADDITDPAPATTFSHLDAKTVLDRGIAALGIYPAVDPLASSSRALDPSVVGKQHYEVAKKVVQILQRFKELQDIIAILGVDELSESDKQVVARARRIRNFLSQPFFVAQKFSGIEGQFIKIEDTVNNFSELLSGKFDNVPEEAFLYVGTINQALEKAKKMGWSENN is encoded by the coding sequence ATGAAAAAACAGATTAATATTGGTCATATAGTTCAAATTTTTGGTCCTGTTATTGATGTTCAATTTCCAAACGACCATATGCCTGCAATTCTTTCAGCCCTTGAAGTTGAAGTTGACAATCAAAAAATCGTTTTTGAAGTTGCCCAACATTTAGGTGAGGGAATTGTCCGTGCAATTGCAATGTCAATGACTTATAATTTATCAAAAGGTTTAGAAGTAAAAGATACAGGTTCACAAATTTCAGTTCCGGTTGGAAATCAAGTCTTATCACGAATGTTCAATGTTTTAGGAAATCCAATTGATAGTGGCCCTGCTCTTGATTCAGTTGAAAAAAAACCTATCCATTCAGCTGCCCCGACATATTTAGAACAAAAAGCCGTAAGTGAAATTTTAGTTACAGGAATTAAAGTTATTGATTTATTAATTCCTTTTGTAAAAGGTGGAAAAATCGGTCTTTTTGGAGGAGCGGGAGTTGGAAAAACTGTTTTAGTTCAAGAACTTATTAATAATATAGCAACTAAACACGGTGGACTTTCAGTTTTTGCTGGAGTAGGTGAACGTTCTCGAGAAGGAAACGACCTTTATTTTGAAATGAAAGCTAGTGGTGTTTTAGACAAAACTGCCTTAGTTTTTGGTCAAATGAACGAGCCTCCTGGTGCCCGAATGAGAGTTGCTCTTTCTGCCTTGACAATGGCCGAACATTTTCGTGACCAAGACAATCAGGACGTTCTACTTTTTATTGACAACATTTTTCGATTTACCCAAGCTGGTTCAGAAGTTTCAACACTTTTAGGTAGAATTCCATCGACAGTTGGCTATCAACCGACACTTTCAACTGAAATGGGTCAACTTCAAGAGCGAATTACATCGACAATCAGGGGTTCAATAACTTCGGTTCAGGCCGTTTATGTTCCTGCTGATGACATCACAGACCCCGCGCCTGCAACTACATTTTCGCACCTTGATGCCAAAACAGTTTTAGATCGTGGGATTGCTGCTCTGGGAATTTATCCTGCAGTTGATCCTTTGGCATCTTCTTCGAGAGCTTTAGATCCTAGCGTTGTTGGAAAACAGCATTATGAAGTAGCTAAAAAAGTAGTCCAAATTTTACAAAGATTCAAGGAATTACAGGATATTATCGCAATTTTGGGTGTTGACGAGCTTAGTGAGTCAGATAAACAAGTTGTTGCAAGAGCCCGCCGGATTCGAAACTTTTTATCTCAGCCGTTTTTTGTGGCTCAAAAATTTTCAGGAATTGAAGGCCAATTCATTAAAATCGAAGACACAGTTAATAATTTTAGCGAACTTTTATCTGGCAAATTTGATAATGTCCCTGAAGAAGCATTTTTATATGTTGGGACAATTAATCAAGCATTAGAAAAGGCAAAAAAGATGGGATGAAGTGAAAACAATTAA
- a CDS encoding F0F1 ATP synthase subunit delta, translating to MHPQVKNIYGYSESLLEISISEKKVDQFINDSFYIIDLVSANSSLISIFTSHFISKSEKYTLIEKIFDSKIDTYMINFLKVICKNNLFSHYNQILIKFIKLANAYLGQSWGQIQSAFPLSPSEIAKFEDLISQKLNKKIVLRQKVNPKLISGIKISIDNHIFEHSLSSQLRSLKQKLIKNI from the coding sequence ATGCACCCACAGGTAAAAAATATTTATGGATATTCTGAGTCGCTCTTAGAAATCTCAATATCTGAAAAAAAAGTAGATCAATTTATAAATGATAGTTTTTATATAATTGATTTAGTTAGCGCCAATTCTTCTTTAATTTCGATTTTTACGTCACATTTTATTTCAAAAAGTGAAAAATATACTTTGATAGAGAAAATTTTTGACTCTAAAATTGACACTTATATGATAAATTTTCTTAAAGTAATATGCAAAAACAATCTTTTTTCACATTATAATCAAATTTTGATTAAATTTATAAAGCTTGCAAATGCTTATTTAGGCCAAAGTTGAGGTCAAATTCAAAGTGCATTTCCACTGTCACCATCAGAAATCGCTAAGTTTGAAGACTTAATTTCCCAAAAATTAAATAAAAAAATAGTTTTACGACAAAAAGTAAATCCAAAATTAATTTCTGGAATCAAAATAAGCATTGATAACCATATTTTTGAACATTCACTCTCATCACAGTTGCGCTCACTCAAGCAAAAACTCATAAAAAATATATAG
- the atpG gene encoding ATP synthase F1 subunit gamma yields MPKLNRIRARFTQIQNIKKITGVMEMIANSKIPKIKRQFKSSQEYFENLDHIMQNILANLCKTPEELVASNSEKNLYIVFGSNLGFCGALNNQILKKITPGLTKNDEIIIFGKKIYNYISLRYPKNIIKYFPGVEETNFSEPIIQVTNLINKAISEKKYKKIFICYNKFINIIQSKPNIINLFDFAKNKTKQEGYGIEFEPSAVEVLKKLIPFYIKSLLEKIFIESKLVETSARRTSMESATDNAQDILQKLELEINSSRQSMITQEIIEIISGKM; encoded by the coding sequence ATGCCTAAATTAAATAGAATTCGCGCAAGATTTACCCAAATTCAAAATATAAAAAAAATTACTGGCGTTATGGAAATGATAGCTAATTCAAAAATTCCCAAAATTAAACGTCAATTTAAGTCATCTCAAGAATATTTTGAAAATTTAGACCATATTATGCAAAATATTTTGGCAAATTTATGCAAAACACCTGAGGAGCTAGTAGCATCAAACTCGGAAAAAAATCTCTACATTGTTTTTGGTTCAAATTTAGGTTTTTGCGGTGCGCTTAATAATCAAATTTTAAAAAAAATTACTCCTGGTTTAACAAAAAATGATGAAATCATTATTTTTGGCAAGAAAATTTATAACTATATATCACTAAGATATCCTAAAAATATTATCAAATATTTTCCTGGAGTTGAAGAGACGAATTTTTCTGAACCAATTATTCAAGTGACAAACTTAATAAATAAGGCAATTTCTGAAAAAAAATATAAAAAAATTTTCATTTGTTATAATAAATTTATAAATATAATTCAATCAAAGCCAAATATTATTAACTTATTTGATTTTGCAAAAAATAAAACAAAACAAGAGGGATATGGAATTGAATTTGAACCCAGTGCAGTTGAAGTACTCAAAAAACTAATCCCTTTTTATATTAAATCCCTTTTGGAAAAAATATTTATCGAATCTAAATTAGTTGAGACATCTGCTCGTCGAACTTCAATGGAAAGTGCAACAGATAATGCCCAAGATATTCTTCAAAAATTAGAACTTGAAATAAACTCAAGCCGCCAGTCGATGATCACCCAAGAAATTATCGAAATTATCAGCGGAAAAATGTAG
- a CDS encoding ATP synthase F0 subunit B, translating into MQPSINQSLSELFKGIIPNVYVVAATLVSFLVLFLVLTYFVYRPLKKYIKQRKDFLQNHIDSTVQSNNEAKELAKQSQNHLEETKQYCIDLKHESQLEANKLIEDSKKQATEEARRLISEGQKVLTEYEKEIVKKYQENIINVAADISKKFLINQEQNNKDLHEKMILDLENLLKSEKNIRE; encoded by the coding sequence ATGCAACCAAGTATTAATCAATCATTAAGCGAATTGTTTAAAGGGATAATCCCTAATGTTTATGTAGTTGCTGCAACACTTGTTAGTTTTTTAGTTTTATTTTTAGTTTTGACTTATTTTGTCTATCGTCCACTTAAAAAATATATCAAGCAACGTAAGGATTTTCTCCAAAATCACATCGACTCAACAGTTCAATCAAATAATGAAGCTAAAGAATTAGCGAAACAATCGCAAAATCATTTAGAAGAAACAAAGCAATATTGCATTGATTTAAAACATGAATCTCAACTTGAGGCAAATAAGCTTATCGAAGACTCAAAAAAACAAGCCACTGAAGAAGCTCGTCGCCTTATTTCTGAAGGTCAAAAAGTTTTAACCGAATATGAAAAAGAAATTGTAAAAAAATATCAGGAAAATATTATTAATGTTGCTGCTGATATAAGTAAAAAATTCTTGATAAATCAAGAGCAAAACAACAAAGACTTACACGAAAAAATGATTTTAGATCTAGAAAATTTGCTAAAATCTGAGAAAAATATTAGAGAATAA
- a CDS encoding F0F1 ATP synthase subunit C, with protein MESVINFSQKVVQNFQETAANTANSGLNATAFAYLGAGLAMIGVIGVGAGQGYAVGKACDAIARNPEAQKKVFRVLIIGTAIAETSSIYALLIAFILIFVQG; from the coding sequence ATGGAATCTGTTATAAATTTCTCGCAAAAAGTTGTTCAAAATTTTCAAGAAACTGCAGCTAACACTGCTAATTCAGGACTAAATGCGACTGCATTTGCATATTTAGGTGCTGGACTTGCGATGATCGGAGTTATCGGTGTTGGTGCAGGTCAAGGTTATGCTGTTGGAAAAGCTTGTGATGCTATTGCAAGAAATCCTGAAGCACAAAAAAAAGTTTTTCGTGTGTTAATAATTGGAACAGCTATTGCAGAAACATCATCAATTTACGCGCTTTTAATTGCCTTTATCCTAATTTTCGTACAAGGTTAA
- the atpA gene encoding F0F1 ATP synthase subunit alpha, producing MNKDINLTAIIKNEIKNFESKIQHDDIGKVIVVGDGVALVSGIEKVKFGELVQFENSVFGIALNLEQDLIGVVIMGNENSVFQGSTVRRTKSVISITVGDQLLGRVVNALGLPIDGKGEFDNSIKSEIFTNAPSIMDRKSVDRGLQTGILAIDSLVPIGKGQRELIIGDRQTGKTTIAIDTILNQKGKNVYCVYVAIGQKNSSVAQIVALLEKKGALDYTTVVVSGASELSPLQYLAPYSGTSIAEYWMHKGKDVLIIYDDLSKHAIAYRTLSLLLRRPPGREAFPGDIFYQHSYLLERSSQLSDETGGGSITALPIIETQAGDISAYIPTNVISITDGQIFVRDNLFNSGQKPAIDIGLSVSRVGSAAQSKLMKWASSSLKLELAQYNELKAFAQFGSDLGPSSQLILDRGNKIYELLKQENQQHFSQIQQIMLLILIREHLIDQLQLESMQSFKSVFLKYLDTDSEIKSILEKIDHNINLKTDDLNLILNSITKLIENFNSGRSF from the coding sequence ATGAATAAAGATATAAATTTAACCGCAATAATTAAAAATGAAATTAAAAATTTCGAGTCCAAAATTCAACATGATGATATTGGAAAAGTTATTGTTGTTGGAGATGGAGTTGCGCTTGTTTCCGGGATTGAAAAAGTAAAATTTGGTGAGCTTGTTCAATTTGAAAATAGTGTTTTTGGAATTGCACTGAATCTTGAGCAAGATTTAATTGGTGTTGTTATTATGGGAAATGAAAACTCTGTTTTTCAAGGCTCAACTGTCAGAAGAACAAAGTCTGTCATTTCAATTACAGTTGGTGATCAACTTTTAGGCCGTGTTGTTAATGCCCTTGGCCTTCCAATTGATGGAAAAGGCGAATTTGATAATAGTATAAAATCTGAAATTTTTACAAATGCACCTTCAATAATGGACAGAAAAAGTGTAGACCGTGGACTTCAGACCGGAATTTTAGCAATTGACTCATTAGTTCCAATTGGAAAAGGACAACGTGAGCTAATAATTGGTGACCGTCAAACTGGAAAAACAACAATCGCTATTGACACAATTTTAAACCAAAAAGGCAAAAATGTTTACTGTGTTTATGTTGCAATTGGCCAAAAAAATTCAAGTGTAGCCCAAATTGTTGCCCTTCTTGAGAAAAAAGGTGCCCTTGATTATACAACAGTTGTTGTCTCTGGAGCTAGTGAACTGTCACCTTTACAATACTTAGCCCCATATTCTGGAACCTCAATTGCCGAATATTGAATGCATAAAGGCAAAGATGTTTTGATAATTTATGATGACTTATCAAAACATGCTATTGCATACAGAACGCTCTCACTTTTATTAAGAAGACCACCTGGAAGAGAAGCTTTTCCTGGGGATATTTTTTACCAGCACTCATACCTTTTAGAGCGTTCATCACAATTATCTGATGAAACAGGTGGCGGTTCAATCACCGCTTTGCCAATAATTGAAACTCAAGCTGGCGATATTTCAGCTTATATTCCGACAAATGTGATATCTATTACCGACGGTCAAATTTTTGTTCGTGATAATCTTTTTAATTCAGGACAAAAACCGGCAATTGATATAGGTCTTTCAGTTTCGCGGGTAGGTTCAGCGGCTCAATCTAAATTAATGAAATGAGCTTCTTCATCATTAAAATTAGAACTGGCACAATATAATGAACTTAAGGCTTTTGCACAATTTGGATCTGATTTAGGACCAAGTTCGCAGTTAATTCTTGATCGCGGAAACAAAATTTATGAACTTTTAAAACAAGAAAATCAACAACATTTTTCACAAATTCAGCAAATAATGCTGTTAATTTTAATTAGAGAACATCTAATTGATCAGTTGCAACTTGAATCTATGCAATCTTTTAAATCAGTTTTTCTTAAATATTTAGACACAGATTCTGAAATTAAGTCAATTTTAGAAAAAATTGATCATAATATTAATTTAAAAACTGACGATTTAAATTTAATTTTAAATTCAATAACAAAATTGATTGAAAATTTTAATTCAGGTCGAAGTTTTTAG